One region of Emys orbicularis isolate rEmyOrb1 chromosome 4, rEmyOrb1.hap1, whole genome shotgun sequence genomic DNA includes:
- the FAM72A gene encoding protein FAM72A isoform X2, translating to MSTSGFTFKDSTVDFIGSCYFTDICKCKLKNIACLKCGNVVGYHVIAPCKPCLLSCNNGHFWMFHSQAVFGINRLDSSGVNLLLWGNLPDLDESTDEDLSGISEEEYIR from the exons tactgttgacttcattggaagcTGCTATTTCACTGACATCTGCAAATGCAAACTGAAGAACATTGCATGTTTAAAATG TGGCAATGTTGTAGGTTACCATGTGATTGCTCCATGCAAACCTTGCCTGCTGTCCTGTAACAATGGCCATTTCTGGATGTTTCACAGCCAAGCAGTCTTTGGTATAAACAGACTAGACTCCTCTG GTGTGAATTTACTGCTTTGGGGCAACTTACCAGATTTGGATGAAAGCACTGATGAAGACCTGTCTGGCATCTCTGAGGAGGAGTATATCAGATAA